One window of Trifolium pratense cultivar HEN17-A07 linkage group LG5, ARS_RC_1.1, whole genome shotgun sequence genomic DNA carries:
- the LOC123883549 gene encoding probable lipid-A-disaccharide synthase, mitochondrial, whose amino-acid sequence MFGAKALILLRTKWKWKLNPINCVACFSSSFSSSSHHVKFKAPIDMAAKDGEFRVFLVAGEVSGDSIASRLMASLKLLSPFPVRFSGIGGIKMKSEGLESLFPIEDISVMGIWELLPHLYRIKVRLNEAVEAATLFEPHVVVTVDSKGFSFRFLKRLRARYNQQKLHSPAHFHYVAPSFWAWKGGEERLKGLAEFVDHLLCILPNEDTICRLNGLSATFVGHPVLEDVMELNSRNSSSKNEWRAEGNGGDFRRKHEVPPGATVISLLPGSRIQEVSRMLPIFANTMELLKDNVPQLMTAIHVAPNEHVENFIGGAVHRWPVPVVLIPGGTTHMRYDAFSASRVALCTSGTVAVELQLARLPCVVAYRAHILTEWFIKYKAKIQYISLPNILLDSAIIPEALFQSCKPENLALLLNDLIPDHVCREEQIIAAQKFVKLLMPSERMKHNLAKQNLMRTCSDYSPSAIAALTILNYGKPVIHD is encoded by the exons ATGTTTGGTGCAAAAGCTTTGATTTTGTTGAGAAcaaaatggaaatggaaattgaATCCAATAAACTGTGTTGCGtgcttttcttcttcattttcatcttcttcacatCACGTGAAGTTCAAAGCTCCCATTGATATGGCTGCAAAAGATGGTGAATTTAGGGTTTTCCTTGTTGCTGGTGAAGTTTCCGGTGATTCCATTGCCTCTCGTCTCATGGCTTCGCTTAAACTTCTCTCTCCTTTCCCTGTTCGTTTTTCCGGCATTGGAGG GATTAAGATGAAAAGTGAAGGATTGGAATCTTTGTTTCCTATTGAAGATATCTCAGTAATGGGGATTTGGGAATTATTGCCACATTTGTATAGAATTAAA GTGAGATTGAATGAAGCTGTAGAAGCAGCTACTCTATTTGAGCCTCATGTTGTAGTAACAGTTGATTCTAAGGGCTTTTCTTTTCGGTTCTTGAAACGGCTAAGAG CTAGATACAATCAGCAGAAGTTGCATTCGCCGGCACATTTTCACTATGTAGCACCATCATTCTGGGCATGGAAGGGAGGTGAAGAAAGGCTAAAAGGACTGGCAGAATTTGTGGATCATCTGTTGTGTATACTTCCAAATGAGGATACAATTTGTAGATTGAATGGATTATCTGCAACCTTTGTTGGGCATCCTGTTTTGGAAGACGTTATGGAGTTGAATTCG AGAAACAGTTCCTCAAAAAATGAATGGAGGGCTGAAGGAAATGGTGGAGACTTCCGAAGGAAACATGAAGTGCCCCCAG GAGCCACTGTTATTAGCTTGCTTCCTGGAAGCAGAATACAAGAGGTCAGCCGGATGCTACCCATCTTCGCCAATACAATGGAACTACTGAAAGACAACGTTCCACAGTTGATGACTGCCATTCATGTTGCACCTAATGAGCATGTGGAAAACTTCATTGGTGGTGCTGTTCATAGATGGCCTGTGCCTGTTGTATTGATTCCAGGTGGAACAACACACATGAGATATGATGCTTTTAGT GCTAGTAGAGTTGCATTGTGCACATCTGGGACAGTTGCTGTGGAGCTGCAGCTTGCACGTTTACCTTGTGTTGTGGCATATCGTGCCCATATTTTGACTGAATGGTTTATCAAGTACAAGGCAAAAATACAATACATATCacttcccaatattcttttggATTCAGCCATTATTCCTGAAGCACTCTTCCAATCCTGCAAACCCGAAAACCTAGCCTTATTGCTCAA CGATTTAATACCTGATCATGTTTGTCGAGAAGAACAAATAATTGCAGCGCAAAAGTTTGTCAAGCTTTTAATGCCTTCAGAAAGAATGAAGCACAACCTTGCAAAGCAAAATTTGATGAGAACTTGTTCTGATTACAGTCCAAGTGCCATTGCAGCATTGACTATCTTAAACTATGGGAAGCCTGTGATTCATGACTAA